A section of the Paramisgurnus dabryanus chromosome 4, PD_genome_1.1, whole genome shotgun sequence genome encodes:
- the LOC135746703 gene encoding uncharacterized protein has protein sequence MNYIFQDGDEIQPVSFLNELRKLMGLTTTTLSPLSTSSFPVTSFQQISGSAEVTSKLVFNSSSPVPSEALVLSAINILLESRVSQLKETVKLMNVSYEKISDTSYAVFFTFTLSNISMPEDQELRNNTYKQVQDMINEALNTLLNDPNSVKFNPSSSNFTSTSDQINGNMYYTFQDGDEIQPVSFLNELRKLMGLTTTTLSPLSTNSVPVTSFQKISGSAEVTSKLVFNSSSPVPSEALVLSAINILLESRVSQLKETVKLMNVSYEKISDTSYAVFFTFTLSNISMPEEPELRNNTYQQVQDMINEALNTLLNDPNSVKFNLSSTNFTSISDQIHGNMDYTFQDGDEIQPVSFLNELRKLMGLSTTTTSPLSTSSFPVTSFQQISGSAEVTSKLVFNSSSPVPSEALVLSAINILLESRVSQLKETVKLMNVSYEKISDTSYAVFFTFILSNISMPEDPELRNNTYQQVQDLINEALNTLLNDPNSVKFNPSSSNFTSTSDQIHGKMDYIFQEGNKIQPVSFLNELNKLKGVSSTMSPLTTISFPVTSFQQISGSAVVTSKLVFNSSSPVPSEALVLSAINILLESRVSQLKETVKLMNVSYESKCCHF, from the exons ATGAACTACATCTTCCAAGATGGAGATGAGATACAACCAGTCAGCTTCCTCAATGAGCTTCGTAAACTAATGG GTCTGACCACTACAACGTTGTCTCCACTCTCAACAAGCAGCTTCCCTGTGACGTCTTTCCAGCAAAT ATCTGGTTCAGCAGAGGTTACAAGCAAGCTGGTGTTCAACTCCTCATCTCCAGTCCCCAGTGAAGCTTTGGTGCTCAGTGCTATCAACATTCTCCTGGAATCTAGAGTTTCACAACTGAAAGAAACAGTCAAGCTGATGAATGTCAGCTATGAAA AAATCTCAGACACCTCCTATGCAGTCTTCTTCACATTTACCTTGAGTAACATCAGCATGCCAGAAGACCAAGAGCTTAGAAACAACACTTACAAGCAAGTGCAGGACATGATCAATGAGGCG CTGAACACTCTTCTGAATGATCCAAACAGTGTGAAGTTTAACCCCAGCTCCTCCAACTTCAC GAGCACATCAGATCAAATAAACGGCAATATGTATTACACCTTCCAAGATGGAGATGAGATACAACCTGTCAGCTTCCTCAATGAGCTTCGTAAACTGATGG GTCTGACCACTACAACGTTGTCTCCACTCTCAACAAACAGCGTCCCTGTGACTTCTTTCCAGAAAAT ATCTGGTTCAGCAGAGGTAACAAGCAAACTGGTGTTCAACTCCTCATCTCCAGTCCCCAGTGAAGCTTTGGTGCTCAGTGCTATCAACATTCTCCTGGAATCCAGAGTTTCACAACTGAAAGAAACAGTCAAGCTGATGAATGTCAGCTATGAAA AAATCTCAGACACTTCCTATGCAGTCTTCTTTACATTTACCTTGAGTAACATCAGCATGCCAGAAGAACCAGAGCTTAGAAACAACACTTACCAACAAGTACAGGACATGATCAATGAGGCG CTGAACACTCTTCTGAATGATCCAAACAGTGTGAAGTTTAACCTCAGCTCCACCAACTTCAC GAGCATATCAGACCAAATACATGGCAATATGGATTACACCTTCCAAGATGGGGATGAGATACAACCTGTTAGCTTCCTCAATGAGCTTCGTAAACTGATGG GTCTGAGCACTACAACAACATCTCCGCTTTCAACAAGTAGCTTCCCTGTGACTTCTTTCCAGCAAAT ATCTGGATCAGCAGAAGTGACAAGCAAACTGGTGTTCAACTCCTCATCTCCAGTCCCCAGTGAAGCTTTGGTGCTCAGTGCTATCAACATTCTCCTGGAATCCAGAGTTTCACAACTGAAAGAAACAGTCAAGCTGATGAATGTCAGCTATGAAA AAATCTCAGACACCTCCTATGCAGTCTTCTTCACATTTATCTTGAGTAACATCAGCATGCCAGAAGACCCAGAGCTTAGAAACAACACTTACCAGCAAGTGCAGGACTTGATCAATGAGGCG CTGAACACTCTTCTGAATGATCCAAACAGTGTGAAGTTTAACCCCAGCTCCTCCAACTTCAC GAGCACATCAGACCAAATACATGGCAAAATGGATTACATCTTCCAAGAAGGAAATAAGATACAACCTGTCAGCTTCCTAAATGAGCTCAATAAACTCAAGG GAGTGAGTTCTACAATGTCTCCACTTACAACCATTAGCTTCCCTGTGACGTCATTTCAGCAAAT ATCTGGATCAGCAGTGGTGACAAGCAAACTGGTGTTCAACTCCTCATCTCCAGTCCCCAGTGAAGCTTTGGTGCTCAGTGCTATCAACATTCTTCTTGAATCCAGAGTTTCACAACTGAAAGAAACAGTCAAGCTGATGAATGTCAGCTATGAAAGTAAGTGTTGtcatttttag
- the LOC135746564 gene encoding uncharacterized protein: protein MPEDPELRNNTYKQVQDMINDALNTLLNDPNSVKFEPSSSNFTSTSDQIFGNMDYTFQDGAVIQPVSFLNELHKLMGMSTTTSPLPSSFPVTSFQQISGSAEVTSKLVFNSSSPVPSEALVLSAINILLESRVSELKETVKLMNVSYEKISDTTYAVFFTFTLSNISMPEDPELRNNTYQQVQDMINDALNTLLNDPNSVKFNPSSSNFISTSDQIHGNMDYIFQDGDDIQPVSFLNELRLQNSLTTPPASNSQTTTDATILGTAVISIRLVFETLGLMPNESKIMELVSILNANLTTKQDDRATQFGEPVSNVNVSFDSISNHSYALNFGYVISNVWMSEKFENRNSTNKLIQDKINKLLNEILNDPSANPVQFNETIFSNNFTEIMAFVEYNISQKNDIQSPSKFLQAILKENSLTTPTVLGRAIIYIRLVFITRGTIPSESAVLQVANNLLDKRLRSKRDLTEQKLSDPVSFVNVTYTKISDNSYALNFGFEISNVTMSENLVLRDDTYTIIQSSINKLLNEILNDPNATPFEFKKANFTGNTTVIKADVEYIFSEDDFKSPSLFLKALITVNIEASNPTATTTFPSVVNTTGPNNSTSAAWIVAIIVPCAIAILLVPCWILLCCLLCGCCARIRRRWHRRQSYNVQYTTRHSIF from the exons ATGCCAGAAGACCCAGAGCTTAGAAACAACACTTACAAGCAAGTGCAGGACATGATCAACGATGCA CTGAACACTCTTCTGAATGATCCAAACAGTGTGAAATTTGAACCTAGCTCATCCAACTTCAC GAGCACCTCAGACCAAATCTTTGGCAATATGGATTACACCTTCCAAGATGGAGCTGTGATACAACCTGTCAGCTTCCTCAATGAGCTTCATAAACTGATGG GAATGAGCACTACAACGTCTCCGCTTCCAAGTAGCTTCCCTGTGACGTCCTTCCAGCAAAT ATCTGGTTCAGCAGAGGTGACAAGCAAACTGGTGTTCAACTCCTCATCTCCAGTCCCCAGTGAAGCTTTGGTGCTCAGTGCTATCAACATTCTCCTGGAATCCagagtttcagaactgaaagaAACAGTCAAGCTGATGAATGTCAGTTATGAAA AAATCTCAGACACCACCTATGCAGTCTTCTTTACATTTACCTTGAGTAACATCAGCATGCCAGAAGACCCAGAGCTTAGAAACAACACTTACCAGCAAGTGCAGGACATGATCAACGATGCG CTGAACACTCTTCTGAATGATCCAAACAGTGTGAAGTTTAACCCCAGCTCCTCCAACTTCAT TAGCACATCAGACCAAATCCATGGCAATATGGATTACATTTTCCAAGATGGAGATGACATACAACCTGTCAGTTTCTTAAACGAGCTTCGTTTGCAAAACA GCCTAACAACTCCTCCTGCCAGCAATTCTCAGACCACTACTGATGCAACAATTCT TGGGACGGCTGTTATTAGCATTCGGCTTGTGTTTGAAACGTTGGGCCTAATGccaaatgaaagtaaaattatGGAGTTGGTTTCTATACTGAATGCAAATCTCACAACTAAACAAGATGACAGAGCAACACAGTTTGGTGAACCTGTGAGCAACGTAAATGTCTCATTTGaca GTATTTCTAATCATTCATATGCCCTCAACTTTGGATATGTGATCAGCAATGTATGGATGTCAGAAAAATTTGAAAACAGGAACAGCACCAACAAACTCATCcaagacaaaataaataaactg CTAAACGAGATCCTAAATGATCCCTCAGCCAATCCAGTCCAGTTTAATGAGACCATATTCTC GAATAATTTCACTGAGATCATGGCTTTTGTGGAATACaatatttcacaaaaaaatgacatccaGTCACCCAGTAAATTTCTCCAGGCAATTCTTAAGGAAAATA gctTGACAACTCCAACTGT ACTTGGAAGAGCAATTATTTACATCCGGCTTGTTTTTATAACGAGAGGCACCATACCAAGCGAGAGCGCTGTTCTACAAGTAGCCAACAACCTGCTGGACAAACGTCTAAGAAGCAAACGAGACCTGACAGAACAAAAACTCAGTGATCCTGTGAGCTTTGTGAATGTCACCTATACAA aaatttctGATAATTCGTATGCCCTCAATTTTGGATTTGAAATCAGCAATGTCACCATGTCTGAGAATCTTGTACTCAGGGACGACACATACACAATAATCCAATCTTCAATAAATAAATTG CTGAACGAGATCCTAAATGACCCAAATGCCACTCCATTTGAGTTCAAAAAGGCCAATTTTAC GGGTAATACCACTGTGATTAAGGCCGATGTCGAGTACATTTTCTCAGAAGATGACTTCAAGTCACCCAGTCTTTTTCTCAAGGCACTTATCACTGTTAATATTG AAGCCAGTAACCCAACTGCTACAACCACATTTCCCTCTGTGGTGAACACTACTGGGCCAAACAACAGCACTAGTGCAGCGTGGATTGTGGCTATAATTGTTCCTTGTGCTATAGCCATCCTGCTTGTACCTTGCTGGATTCTCCTTTGT TGTCTGCTTTGTGGTTGCTGTGCACGAATAAGACGACGTTGGCACAGAAGACAGTCATACAATGTACAGTACACGACTCGACACAGCATCTTCTAG